The Candidatus Thorarchaeota archaeon genome includes the window TCCCTCAAACTTCAGGTACAGCTTCTCAACTCCGACATACCTGGCGACATTGCGTGACTCAATGAGCAGGGAAGAGCCAACAATGTCTCTGTATCTGGCTTTGGGCAGTTCACGCTTCACGATGGCCCCGTTCGGTCCCGGTCGCTCCGTTCCGTTTAGTTCCCTTTTCATGTCAAGCAATGCCCGGCCTAGAAGGTGAAACCCGTCGAGCTAGAGCTGAAACTGAGGGAGTCCCTTCGTCAAGACAATGCTTCAGTTGTCATGTCTTTATATTCTTATGCTCGACCTCACTTGACACTGCTATGTGTGTCACTCTGGAGTCTCTTCATGCGTGCCAGAGTCTCAGCAGCCTTTGCCCTGTCACCTGCCTCTTCGTAGAGGTCGTGTGCCACACTCCATGTGCGGATTGCCTCATCTCTCCGACCCATCCTCTCGAGTATCTGCGCACGATAGTATAGGTTGATTGGTTTGTCAGGACTGAATGAGAATGCAGCATCAAACTCATCAAGTGCCTCCTTAAGTCTGCCCAGTGATAGCAGTACGAGCCCTCTCTCATGGGCCACATCAGCATCGTTGGGAGCAAGTGCGCGGGCCGTGCTCAAGCACTCGAGAGCGGTCTCTCGGTCGTTGGTTATCAGCATTATCTGCGCTGTCCTCACCCATGCACGGGCGTTCTCTGGGTCTACAGCCACTGCCTTTTCATATGCGGCTGATGCCTCGCGATACGACTTCAGGAACCGGTGAAGGTCTCCCTTCTTTATCCACAGCTCAGCATCATCAGACTTCACCGCCAGTGCTCTTCCTATGTACTGCAGCGCCTGTTCGAGCTTCCCTGTGACAGTATAGGTATCGGCAAGCGTATCCAGTAGACCTGGGTGTTCGCCGCACGCACGAAGCCCATCCTCAAGAACCTCTCTTGCCTGCTCCAGTTTCTTTTGTTGTACGTAGGTCTTGGCCAAGTCGAGGTAAGCAGTCGAGCAGCTGCCATCTGACCAGAGCGCCTTTCGGAACCACAGGACCGCGACGTCATCGTTCCCCTCTGCGCGGTGTAGAAGGCCTCTAACATGAAGTGCCTTCGCAGAGTTTGGTGTGATTTCAAGCGCCCGTTCGAGATGAGTCTTGCTGCCCTCAATGTCACCCACTTCCAGCAGCACTCTGGCCATCATAGAGCGAACGTCCGGGTTGTCGGGGTCAAGCGCTATCGCATTCTCGAGGCTCGCGATTGCTTCACGGTGATTGTTCATGGAGAGATGCGTGTGCGCCATGTTTACCCATGCGACGATCTGTTTACCGTCCATGGATACGACACGTTCATACATGCTTAATGCTTTGACAAAGTCCCCCTCTTGGAAGTGCATGTTGGCCAGTCTGAGAAGTAGCTCTGGCAGCCGCTGATCACCAGCAATAGAGTCGATTGCCTTCTCCAGCTGTTCCTCTAGGTCTCCCACTGCTTTCCTCTCGCGTGTACTCGCAA containing:
- a CDS encoding tetratricopeptide repeat protein, which codes for MPDDIVSSIMRRLADISIGTQVDPERVRVPIASTRERKAVGDLEEQLEKAIDSIAGDQRLPELLLRLANMHFQEGDFVKALSMYERVVSMDGKQIVAWVNMAHTHLSMNNHREAIASLENAIALDPDNPDVRSMMARVLLEVGDIEGSKTHLERALEITPNSAKALHVRGLLHRAEGNDDVAVLWFRKALWSDGSCSTAYLDLAKTYVQQKKLEQAREVLEDGLRACGEHPGLLDTLADTYTVTGKLEQALQYIGRALAVKSDDAELWIKKGDLHRFLKSYREASAAYEKAVAVDPENARAWVRTAQIMLITNDRETALECLSTARALAPNDADVAHERGLVLLSLGRLKEALDEFDAAFSFSPDKPINLYYRAQILERMGRRDEAIRTWSVAHDLYEEAGDRAKAAETLARMKRLQSDTHSSVK